One part of the Nitrospirota bacterium genome encodes these proteins:
- a CDS encoding acyl-CoA thioesterase, protein MEVSVFYEDTDCGGVVYYANYLKYFERGRTDLLEKADFFLEKIMSEGYVFTVVHAEIFYRSPARYRDFLEVNTSLTEATRTVLDFSYQVFEKKSGRLIVEGSTKLVAVGENGKIKRLPQEMIARLANLVTPFQK, encoded by the coding sequence ATGGAAGTGAGTGTGTTTTATGAAGATACAGACTGTGGCGGTGTGGTGTATTATGCAAACTATTTGAAATATTTCGAGCGGGGTAGAACCGACCTTTTGGAAAAAGCGGATTTTTTTCTTGAGAAAATAATGAGCGAAGGTTACGTATTTACCGTTGTTCATGCGGAAATATTTTATCGCTCACCGGCCAGGTACAGGGATTTTCTTGAAGTGAATACGAGCTTGACGGAAGCGACCCGGACGGTTCTGGATTTTAGTTACCAGGTTTTCGAAAAGAAGAGCGGGCGCCTCATCGTGGAAGGGTCGACAAAACTTGTTGCGGTCGGAGAAAACGGAAAGATAAAAAGGCTTCCTCAGGAGATGATCGCACGACTCGCCAACCTGGTCACACCGTTTCAAAAATAA